From Sporosarcina sp. Te-1, the proteins below share one genomic window:
- a CDS encoding MFS transporter, producing MNKRKQNWSGWRFPFLLLSAMGLSTIGDFVYLVAINLLVYQMTDSAAAVAGLWVVGPAAAILTRFWAGSVIDRANKRRMMIWTDIIRGVLVALVPFMGSVWGVYILLWFISMAKSFFAPASLTYTTTLVPETKRKRFNAFYSLTTSGAFIIGPAIAGALVIVGSVDIAIWINAASFFVSALILGWLPNVDAEKTAGLNPLSVKAITQDLKVVMDFGKSKMLFLVILGIYLVFTLMTFAMDAQEVVFTQRVVGLSEMEYSLLISITGIGALLGAGAVALLSEKLSIRMLFGGGLLLVSIGYLLYAFSQSFTMISAGFIMLGFFNAFANTGYTTWYQYQVPLELMGRVTSLYGVVLSVFQIVFVLGMGWLADIVSLRLTIIILAVLSLISVLWLIAFMWMPGQRQIFTEADAKKA from the coding sequence ATGAACAAAAGAAAACAAAACTGGAGCGGTTGGCGATTCCCGTTTCTTTTATTAAGTGCCATGGGGCTATCGACAATCGGGGACTTTGTCTATCTTGTTGCCATCAACTTGCTCGTTTATCAAATGACCGACTCAGCTGCTGCCGTCGCAGGGCTTTGGGTTGTCGGGCCGGCTGCCGCCATCCTCACCAGATTTTGGGCAGGCAGTGTGATCGACCGGGCAAACAAACGACGCATGATGATTTGGACGGACATCATACGGGGCGTCCTGGTTGCGCTCGTTCCCTTCATGGGTTCAGTATGGGGCGTCTACATACTACTTTGGTTCATCAGCATGGCAAAATCGTTCTTCGCTCCTGCGTCCCTCACGTACACCACCACACTCGTTCCAGAGACGAAACGGAAACGGTTCAATGCGTTCTATTCTTTAACAACATCAGGCGCCTTCATCATCGGCCCTGCCATCGCCGGAGCGCTCGTCATTGTGGGATCCGTAGACATTGCAATATGGATCAATGCGGCCTCATTCTTCGTTTCTGCCCTCATTTTAGGCTGGCTGCCAAATGTGGATGCAGAGAAAACAGCCGGTCTGAATCCGTTATCGGTCAAAGCAATTACACAAGACTTGAAAGTCGTGATGGACTTTGGAAAATCCAAAATGCTATTTCTCGTGATTCTTGGCATCTACCTTGTATTCACACTAATGACCTTCGCGATGGATGCACAAGAAGTCGTCTTTACCCAACGAGTCGTCGGATTAAGCGAAATGGAATACAGCTTGCTGATTAGCATCACGGGCATCGGAGCCCTTCTCGGAGCCGGTGCTGTGGCGTTACTGTCAGAAAAACTATCCATCCGAATGTTGTTCGGCGGCGGGCTTCTCCTCGTCTCAATTGGCTATTTGCTGTATGCGTTCAGCCAGTCGTTCACCATGATATCGGCAGGTTTTATTATGCTCGGTTTCTTCAATGCATTCGCCAACACAGGTTACACGACCTGGTATCAGTACCAGGTACCACTTGAATTGATGGGCCGCGTCACAAGTTTGTATGGGGTCGTCCTAAGTGTCTTCCAGATTGTATTCGTTCTCGGCATGGGTTGGCTTGCGGATATCGTCTCATTGCGCCTTACCATTATCATCCTCGCCGTGCTCAGTCTAATCAGTGTACTCTGGTTGATCGCCTTCATGTGGATGCCAGGACAACGGCAGATATTTACAGAGGCGGATGCAAAGAAAGCATAA
- a CDS encoding response regulator transcription factor: MAKFTVLVADDDKEIREGIEIYLKNEGYDVLKAADGLEALDLLRSNEVHLLILDIMMPNMDGIAATFKIREAQNVPIIMLSAKAEDSDKIHGLSVGADDYVTKPFHPLELMARVKSQLRRYVQLGTYDGQKKIEIDGLSLDEEAKELTVDGNPVKLTPIEYKITELLMKNAGRVFSINEIYERVWNEEAYNAENIVAVHIRKIREKIEADPKNPRYLKVVWGIGYKIEK; encoded by the coding sequence ATGGCGAAATTTACTGTTCTTGTGGCGGATGACGATAAAGAGATCCGCGAGGGGATTGAAATTTATTTGAAAAATGAAGGTTACGATGTCTTGAAGGCGGCGGATGGGCTGGAGGCACTTGATTTATTGCGGTCCAATGAAGTCCATCTTCTGATCCTTGATATTATGATGCCTAACATGGATGGGATAGCGGCAACGTTCAAAATACGGGAGGCGCAAAATGTGCCGATTATCATGCTGAGTGCGAAGGCGGAGGATAGCGACAAGATCCACGGTCTTTCGGTTGGAGCAGACGATTATGTGACGAAGCCGTTCCATCCGCTGGAATTGATGGCCCGGGTGAAGTCACAGCTTCGCCGCTACGTCCAGCTTGGTACGTATGACGGCCAGAAGAAGATTGAAATTGACGGCTTGTCATTGGATGAAGAGGCGAAGGAGTTGACGGTGGATGGGAACCCGGTCAAACTGACGCCGATCGAGTACAAAATTACGGAACTGCTCATGAAAAATGCGGGACGGGTTTTTTCCATTAATGAAATTTACGAGCGCGTATGGAATGAAGAAGCGTACAATGCGGAAAACATCGTGGCGGTGCATATCCGGAAAATTAGAGAAAAAATCGAGGCGGATCCGAAAAATCCGAGATATTTGAAGGTGGTGTGGGGCATTGGCTACAAGATCGAAAAATAA
- a CDS encoding histidine kinase dimerization/phospho-acceptor domain-containing protein: MKQKGLLILWSTLVALLLVAAPSCIRLSSQLFGKDFTDSEEFQWRMDEVYDTLGAAVLNPIDPDEAVKHITVSPEEIEEHRNRYGTLSEQLANIHAQYADQIAEAKEAGNDKVLTALVKERDAKMEDIQQNFESDAHVEEKIRKEKAKYLKSYLVEMKENYTFTFPVVYQLKDIETGEEFSSGDPHVLVGYEKTFDSSSGYLRARSLPSSDQHELTFTRPGNSDVAVSDYDLMNMQNPPRQFEGTVIVPKSVFAKGGMLYYEYSNFNKSKYAAYIFWAIAIISVILLFTVMKFKKAWVLDTRVVDIYDRLKIDGKAAVFFLAALTTMSYTQNMSHNVINVFSTGSLERWIIEAFMFVIFGVLMVSVLAFQIMNGIERWKKPGVFEKDLLDSYTLLFFSALQGMFLKSSIGVQSFVLLIGFFLAGIGFVGMFLDPFFMLIYFFCVLFLGFPVLFVFIRRVAYLNKILVATESMAAGRLNQDIKVEGKSPLAEHARNLNNLREGVRNSMSEQAKSERLKTELITNVSHDLRTPLTSIITYTDLLKKEGLSPEEKAQYVDILDKKSQRLKTLIEDLFEVSKMASGNLELHKQRVDLTQLLQQALAEHAEDIAKSGLDFRTDMPEEPLISYVDGQRWWRVLDNLIVNAVKYSLPGTRVYVTLRKMGDTAEFVVKNITKYELGENVDELFERFKRADTARHTDGSGLGLAIAQSIVDMHHGTMKIELDGDLFKVTVVVPAGY, translated from the coding sequence ATGAAGCAAAAGGGATTGTTGATTCTTTGGTCAACGCTTGTAGCCTTACTTCTCGTTGCGGCTCCATCATGTATCCGTCTCAGTTCACAGCTGTTTGGCAAAGACTTTACGGATTCCGAGGAGTTTCAGTGGCGGATGGATGAAGTGTATGACACATTGGGGGCTGCTGTCCTAAATCCGATTGATCCGGATGAGGCGGTGAAACATATTACTGTGTCGCCGGAGGAGATTGAGGAGCATCGGAACCGATATGGGACGTTGTCAGAACAACTCGCCAACATTCATGCCCAATACGCAGACCAGATCGCTGAAGCAAAAGAAGCTGGAAATGATAAGGTGCTGACTGCTCTTGTAAAAGAACGGGATGCCAAAATGGAAGACATTCAGCAAAACTTTGAGAGCGATGCGCATGTGGAAGAGAAGATACGGAAAGAAAAAGCCAAGTACTTGAAAAGTTATTTGGTAGAGATGAAAGAAAATTATACGTTTACGTTTCCGGTTGTCTATCAATTGAAGGATATCGAAACGGGTGAGGAATTCTCTTCAGGTGACCCCCACGTGCTTGTGGGGTATGAAAAGACGTTCGACTCGTCGTCAGGATATTTGAGGGCTCGTTCCTTGCCGTCTTCCGATCAGCATGAATTGACCTTTACTCGTCCCGGAAATAGTGATGTTGCGGTATCAGACTATGACTTGATGAATATGCAGAATCCGCCCCGCCAATTTGAAGGGACGGTCATCGTGCCCAAATCAGTATTTGCCAAGGGGGGCATGCTTTATTACGAGTATTCTAACTTCAATAAATCGAAATATGCGGCCTATATATTCTGGGCAATTGCCATTATCTCCGTTATTTTATTGTTCACAGTCATGAAATTTAAAAAGGCATGGGTCTTGGATACAAGGGTGGTTGACATATATGATCGATTAAAGATCGACGGGAAAGCTGCAGTTTTCTTTCTAGCTGCCCTTACAACGATGTCTTATACACAAAATATGTCTCATAATGTAATCAATGTCTTTTCCACAGGTTCCTTGGAACGTTGGATTATTGAAGCCTTTATGTTTGTGATCTTTGGTGTCCTCATGGTGTCCGTTCTTGCTTTCCAAATCATGAATGGAATTGAACGATGGAAGAAGCCGGGCGTCTTTGAAAAGGATTTATTGGACAGCTATACATTGCTGTTTTTCTCAGCGCTCCAAGGGATGTTCCTTAAATCATCCATTGGTGTTCAATCGTTCGTCCTGCTGATCGGTTTTTTCTTAGCTGGTATCGGGTTCGTGGGAATGTTCCTTGATCCATTCTTCATGCTTATCTATTTCTTTTGCGTACTATTTTTAGGCTTTCCGGTACTATTCGTCTTTATCCGGCGGGTGGCGTATTTAAATAAAATCCTAGTGGCAACTGAGTCCATGGCGGCCGGGCGACTTAACCAGGATATTAAGGTGGAAGGAAAATCGCCACTTGCCGAGCATGCGCGTAATCTGAACAATCTGCGGGAAGGCGTCCGCAATTCGATGAGCGAGCAGGCGAAAAGTGAGCGGTTGAAAACAGAATTGATTACGAATGTGAGCCATGATCTTCGAACACCATTGACATCCATCATTACGTATACAGACCTTTTGAAGAAGGAAGGGTTGTCCCCTGAGGAGAAGGCGCAGTATGTCGATATATTGGATAAGAAATCGCAACGCCTGAAAACGTTGATCGAGGATTTATTCGAAGTGTCCAAGATGGCAAGCGGCAATTTGGAGCTCCATAAACAGCGGGTCGATTTGACGCAGCTGCTGCAGCAGGCTCTCGCAGAACATGCGGAGGATATCGCGAAATCGGGACTCGATTTCAGAACGGATATGCCGGAGGAGCCGCTCATTTCCTATGTGGATGGGCAGCGCTGGTGGCGAGTGCTGGACAATCTGATCGTCAATGCTGTTAAGTATTCGTTACCAGGTACTCGGGTGTACGTCACCCTTCGCAAAATGGGAGATACTGCGGAATTTGTGGTGAAAAATATAACGAAATATGAGCTGGGTGAAAATGTCGATGAACTGTTTGAGCGATTCAAGCGGGCTGATACAGCAAGACATACGGATGGATCGGGTCTTGGCTTAGCGATTGCCCAATCGATTGTGGATATGCACCATGGCACAATGAAAATTGAATTGGATGGAGACTTATTCAAAGTGACGGTCGTCGTCCCTGCGGGTTATTGA
- a CDS encoding TrkA family potassium uptake protein has product MLKRWLDIRLRYRRLFIIIGMTAMLLTISTVGFVYIEDISPFNAFWMTIVSIMTIGYGDIYPTTQEGRWFALLLIPMGVGIITYALGVGFSFLIENQLSKKVWNRRMQQEISKLNGHIIVCGFGRVAQQVYRQLKEEERDVPVLYICDDEDALLAVVEQGTLRLIGDPTDKEMLVKARVDKARALIAALPNDADNVFITLTAKSLNEEIEIAARAEREDSEEVLKRAGASRVINPTVIGGRELAMSVIKPKGTDYINDLIRSEKKELMVEEVILEADSPLVGKTVEEVNIRKTFGITLVAIMRKGKLISNPDFQEVFRNDDTLIAIGDPKGVEKLRKELGVEVDQ; this is encoded by the coding sequence ATGCTGAAACGTTGGCTTGATATTCGACTTCGATACCGAAGATTGTTCATTATTATTGGTATGACTGCTATGCTTCTTACCATTTCAACCGTAGGCTTTGTCTATATAGAGGATATCTCGCCATTCAACGCTTTTTGGATGACCATCGTTTCTATTATGACCATTGGCTATGGCGACATTTATCCGACCACGCAGGAAGGCCGTTGGTTTGCCCTGCTCCTCATTCCGATGGGAGTCGGAATTATCACCTATGCACTCGGTGTCGGCTTTTCCTTTTTAATTGAAAATCAATTATCCAAGAAAGTGTGGAATCGAAGAATGCAACAGGAAATTAGCAAGTTAAATGGACATATTATCGTTTGCGGATTCGGCCGTGTAGCGCAGCAAGTGTATCGGCAATTGAAAGAAGAGGAACGGGATGTGCCCGTTTTATATATTTGTGATGATGAGGATGCGCTGTTAGCCGTGGTGGAGCAAGGCACGCTGCGGTTGATCGGCGATCCGACTGACAAGGAGATGCTTGTAAAGGCGCGAGTGGATAAAGCACGGGCGTTGATCGCGGCTCTTCCAAACGATGCCGATAATGTCTTTATTACGCTGACTGCCAAAAGCCTCAATGAAGAAATTGAAATCGCCGCGCGTGCAGAACGTGAGGATTCGGAGGAAGTGTTGAAACGGGCGGGCGCCTCCCGGGTCATCAATCCAACTGTGATTGGCGGCCGGGAGTTGGCCATGTCGGTTATCAAACCGAAAGGGACGGATTACATTAATGATCTGATCCGTTCTGAGAAAAAGGAATTGATGGTAGAGGAAGTGATCTTGGAAGCAGACTCTCCATTGGTCGGAAAAACTGTCGAAGAGGTGAACATCCGTAAAACGTTTGGCATCACCCTCGTGGCCATTATGCGGAAGGGCAAGCTGATCAGCAATCCCGACTTCCAAGAAGTCTTCCGCAACGACGATACGCTTATTGCGATCGGCGACCCGAAAGGAGTCGAAAAGCTGCGGAAGGAGTTGGGTGTTGAGGTGGATCAATAA
- a CDS encoding CPBP family intramembrane glutamic endopeptidase — translation MKKGFGILFPILSMLILLWIEQGIGVAYIWKTTAKLMLFLFIPLVLFRSSRFSFLRIRQTDRTSIKRAVLAGLAVMASIIGAFLLLRTSIDLNALQMDLADSGITPIVFPIIALYILFGNSLLEEFFFRGLLPDLLGQSKLRMLLPPFFFAIYHIAIFLPWFTAPILLLAIAGLWTGGFIFQFTNQKSGTILPSWIIHMSADLGILLIGAYLLYFY, via the coding sequence ATGAAAAAAGGGTTCGGCATTCTGTTTCCAATCTTGAGCATGCTCATACTGCTTTGGATCGAGCAAGGCATCGGAGTAGCGTATATTTGGAAAACCACCGCAAAATTGATGTTATTTTTATTTATCCCACTTGTCCTGTTTCGCTCGTCCCGTTTTTCGTTTTTGCGTATTCGCCAAACGGATCGCACTAGCATAAAGAGAGCGGTCCTTGCAGGACTGGCAGTAATGGCTTCGATTATTGGGGCTTTCCTGTTACTTCGCACCTCTATCGATTTGAATGCTTTGCAAATGGATCTGGCGGATTCGGGCATTACACCGATTGTCTTCCCTATCATCGCCCTTTATATCCTTTTCGGAAATTCCCTTCTGGAGGAGTTCTTTTTCCGCGGGTTGCTGCCGGATTTATTGGGACAATCCAAATTGCGCATGCTGTTGCCGCCGTTTTTCTTTGCCATCTACCATATCGCCATCTTTTTGCCCTGGTTTACTGCACCGATTCTCCTACTCGCCATTGCCGGCCTATGGACAGGCGGTTTCATTTTCCAGTTTACCAATCAAAAAAGTGGAACAATCCTGCCGTCTTGGATCATACATATGAGCGCGGATTTGGGCATCCTACTCATTGGTGCCTATCTTCTTTATTTTTATTGA
- a CDS encoding DinB family protein — protein MSTIAQLEFARHHTVGRLERAQAKAWDEQPEGFSNTIRWNAGHIYSSMEYFISSILPDYTPVHPEWGALFATGTNPGQWEGQPPSNEELLAALKEQPRRVSSVVEGKWDEKLAQAITIGPLTMETVGEVVEFVVWHEGTHAGLIDALVRVTA, from the coding sequence ATGAGTACAATAGCGCAATTGGAATTTGCCCGTCATCACACAGTAGGTCGTCTAGAGCGGGCGCAAGCGAAAGCCTGGGATGAGCAGCCGGAAGGATTCAGCAACACGATTCGCTGGAACGCAGGACATATTTATTCGTCAATGGAATATTTCATTAGTTCCATCCTGCCTGATTACACACCGGTTCATCCCGAATGGGGAGCGCTGTTCGCAACGGGGACAAACCCAGGTCAATGGGAAGGGCAGCCGCCGAGCAATGAGGAACTACTGGCAGCTTTAAAAGAACAACCTAGAAGAGTTAGTTCAGTTGTGGAAGGTAAATGGGATGAAAAATTGGCCCAGGCTATTACGATTGGTCCGCTGACGATGGAAACAGTCGGCGAGGTAGTTGAATTTGTCGTATGGCATGAAGGTACACACGCAGGGTTGATCGATGCGTTAGTTCGAGTGACAGCATAA
- a CDS encoding mechanosensitive ion channel — translation MYRDFYLTSMFRWLPELILGLIVLLVGFFIAKAVENAVHKRMKKSRLNERLDVKDSKWNMEKIISKVVFFIILLLAFLLFFNIMNASMIATPFMTMYSGIGGAILSILKAGLILLLAWVLALVVKKVILAAGTKLNLNKYVSKAGGSPEDVDKTKWVETAANIAFYLILLMFIPAVLHALGLSGISGPFEGMLMSIMNFLPKLVGATLIFLVGWLVAKIVRTLVTKLLESVGVDKAAHKLKLSSYVKGTSVSGVIGTIVFILTMIPVAISALEVLDLEGISQPAIAMLNDILTMLPKIAVAVFLVLVGIMLARWIKGIVVSLLDNLGINSLFGKMGVRTTGTTVPSLSQIIGTIVQIIVILLFVVEALQILNLHFMVTLATGIFAYLPMVIAALVILAVGFWLANLAEKFVGSIMTTKSGAPHVLRYVAKYAILAFAFFMALSQLGIAPAIINAAFILILGGVALAFGLAFGLGGREHASRYLSKAETSLQQADVSKEKWQQEKREMKNQAKQNVDRAQQAVDETAQQSRMARNHRSNYPDAQDFEPNQGIIGSDELPLSDPADSNTTDAFKQNDPTQFNQTNQDGYNTTDPGEEYPYDPNRGEDPENPPYRP, via the coding sequence ATGTACAGGGATTTCTATTTAACTAGCATGTTTAGATGGCTTCCTGAACTAATATTGGGACTCATTGTACTTCTTGTCGGCTTTTTCATAGCCAAAGCGGTGGAAAACGCGGTCCACAAACGAATGAAGAAGTCCCGACTGAACGAAAGGCTGGATGTCAAGGATTCGAAGTGGAACATGGAAAAGATTATTAGCAAGGTTGTCTTTTTCATCATCTTATTGCTTGCCTTCCTTCTATTCTTTAACATTATGAATGCATCTATGATCGCAACTCCATTCATGACGATGTATTCGGGAATTGGCGGCGCCATTTTAAGCATTCTGAAAGCAGGCTTGATCCTGTTATTGGCCTGGGTTCTGGCACTCGTCGTCAAGAAAGTCATCTTGGCTGCGGGCACGAAACTGAATTTGAACAAGTATGTGAGTAAAGCAGGCGGATCACCAGAAGATGTGGACAAGACGAAATGGGTAGAGACGGCGGCCAATATCGCCTTTTATCTCATCCTGCTCATGTTTATCCCAGCCGTATTGCATGCTCTAGGATTAAGTGGCATTAGCGGGCCATTTGAAGGTATGCTGATGAGCATTATGAATTTCCTTCCGAAGCTGGTCGGAGCCACACTCATATTTCTTGTCGGCTGGCTCGTCGCGAAGATCGTCCGCACGCTTGTAACCAAACTGCTCGAATCGGTCGGTGTCGACAAAGCGGCGCATAAATTGAAATTGTCCTCCTATGTAAAAGGGACAAGTGTTTCAGGCGTTATTGGAACAATTGTGTTTATTCTCACTATGATTCCTGTAGCCATTTCGGCGCTGGAAGTGCTTGATTTGGAAGGAATTTCTCAACCGGCCATCGCCATGTTGAATGATATTTTGACGATGCTTCCGAAAATTGCGGTCGCAGTTTTCCTTGTACTCGTTGGAATCATGCTGGCCCGGTGGATCAAGGGCATTGTCGTCTCGCTATTGGACAACCTCGGCATCAATTCGCTCTTTGGTAAAATGGGTGTACGGACGACTGGGACCACTGTTCCGTCCCTCTCTCAAATTATCGGAACGATTGTCCAAATTATTGTCATCCTGTTGTTCGTAGTAGAGGCACTGCAAATTTTGAACTTGCATTTCATGGTAACGCTCGCGACTGGCATTTTTGCTTACTTGCCTATGGTCATTGCCGCTCTTGTCATTTTGGCAGTTGGCTTCTGGCTTGCCAACCTGGCGGAGAAATTCGTCGGAAGCATTATGACGACAAAGTCGGGTGCACCGCATGTTCTTCGCTATGTTGCGAAGTATGCCATTTTGGCATTCGCTTTCTTCATGGCACTCAGCCAATTAGGCATTGCGCCAGCGATTATTAATGCGGCGTTCATTCTCATTTTGGGCGGGGTTGCCTTGGCATTCGGCCTTGCATTTGGTCTTGGCGGCAGAGAACATGCATCTCGTTATCTGTCGAAGGCGGAGACAAGCCTGCAACAAGCCGATGTTTCCAAAGAGAAGTGGCAGCAGGAGAAACGTGAGATGAAGAACCAGGCAAAGCAGAATGTAGACCGTGCGCAACAAGCGGTGGATGAAACAGCTCAACAAAGCCGTATGGCACGCAATCACCGTTCCAACTATCCGGATGCACAGGATTTTGAACCGAATCAAGGTATCATCGGATCAGACGAGCTTCCATTATCCGATCCAGCCGATTCGAATACAACGGATGCGTTTAAGCAAAACGATCCGACGCAATTCAATCAAACCAATCAGGACGGATATAATACGACCGATCCTGGCGAGGAATATCCATATGATCCGAACCGTGGGGAAGATCCGGAAAATCCTCCTTATCGTCCGTAA
- a CDS encoding response regulator transcription factor, whose translation MIRILLADDHEMVRIGVSAYLQTQPDMEVVGEAINGREAAEKALELRPDIILMDMVMPEMNGAEATAAIIQKWPEAKIVIVTSFLDDDKVYPALEAGAISYILKTSNAKRIAEAIRDTLKGQTVLEPEVTTKMMQKMRSGSERQLHDELTEREMEILLLLAQGKTNQDIADELFIALKTVKTHVSNLLSKLEVQDRTQAVIYAFKHELVK comes from the coding sequence ATGATACGGATTCTATTAGCGGATGACCATGAAATGGTGCGCATCGGGGTGTCCGCCTATTTACAGACACAACCCGATATGGAAGTGGTCGGAGAAGCGATAAATGGCCGGGAAGCCGCCGAAAAAGCACTTGAGTTGCGTCCTGATATTATTTTAATGGATATGGTCATGCCTGAAATGAATGGAGCTGAGGCCACAGCCGCCATTATCCAGAAGTGGCCTGAAGCAAAGATCGTCATAGTTACGAGCTTTTTGGATGACGACAAAGTATATCCCGCCTTGGAAGCCGGAGCAATCAGTTACATATTGAAGACATCCAACGCAAAACGGATCGCAGAAGCTATACGTGACACCTTAAAAGGCCAAACCGTGCTGGAACCCGAAGTGACGACAAAAATGATGCAAAAAATGCGTTCGGGGAGTGAAAGGCAGCTGCATGACGAGCTGACAGAGCGTGAAATGGAGATTCTGCTCCTTCTTGCACAAGGAAAAACGAACCAAGACATTGCGGATGAACTGTTCATCGCTTTGAAAACAGTTAAAACTCATGTCAGCAACCTGCTCTCCAAATTGGAAGTCCAAGATCGGACCCAGGCGGTGATCTATGCATTCAAACATGAATTAGTAAAATAG
- a CDS encoding sensor histidine kinase — MTAFIGRSLYLILLFITITGAFVYLFLGLPLKDGWRIFADLTYSEVPLGIWIVASCVLLGGYLSFWMGSIGRAKEKAIEKRLRDVVDSEDIVKAKKRFSPRIDRTLEDISNVLVTQRKSLQRIADERAEAQDKLIQERIVQERQRLARELHDSVSQQLFAASMLLSAITEQGDPEDTKQKPLLQVERMVQQAQLEMRALLLHLRPAALNNKSLKEGLEDLLLELKEKVTFDIRFRLEEVSLSKGAEDHLFRIAQETLSNTLRHAQATEVDVLFVERDGLVIFRVQDNGVGFKQNDEGKGGSYGLQNVKERAIEVGGTCKIVSVPSQGTIVEVKLPARKGEELYDTDSISG, encoded by the coding sequence ATGACAGCTTTCATCGGACGTAGTTTGTATCTCATCTTATTGTTTATTACCATCACAGGCGCCTTTGTTTATCTTTTCCTTGGCCTGCCTTTAAAGGATGGCTGGCGAATTTTTGCTGATTTAACGTATTCGGAAGTGCCGCTTGGCATATGGATTGTAGCAAGCTGTGTGTTGCTTGGCGGATATCTCTCCTTTTGGATGGGCTCCATCGGGCGGGCTAAAGAGAAAGCGATCGAGAAGCGGTTGCGAGATGTTGTGGACAGCGAAGATATTGTTAAAGCAAAGAAACGGTTTTCTCCACGGATCGACCGGACACTAGAAGACATTTCAAATGTTCTCGTTACCCAGCGGAAAAGCCTTCAGCGCATAGCGGATGAGCGGGCAGAAGCACAGGATAAATTGATTCAAGAACGGATTGTACAGGAACGGCAGCGATTAGCACGCGAGCTTCATGATTCCGTTTCGCAACAACTGTTTGCGGCCTCCATGCTATTATCCGCTATCACCGAGCAAGGAGATCCGGAAGATACGAAGCAGAAGCCGCTTTTGCAGGTGGAACGGATGGTGCAGCAGGCTCAATTGGAAATGCGGGCTCTGCTGCTACACCTGCGGCCCGCGGCTTTAAACAACAAATCGTTGAAAGAAGGATTAGAGGACTTATTGCTGGAATTAAAAGAGAAGGTCACCTTCGACATCCGCTTCCGGCTGGAGGAGGTTTCCTTATCCAAAGGAGCGGAGGACCACTTGTTCCGCATCGCTCAGGAAACATTGTCCAATACGCTCCGTCATGCGCAGGCGACAGAAGTCGATGTGCTTTTCGTCGAGCGGGATGGACTCGTTATCTTCCGGGTGCAGGACAACGGAGTCGGCTTCAAGCAGAACGATGAGGGCAAAGGGGGATCCTACGGATTGCAAAATGTGAAAGAGCGTGCCATCGAAGTCGGGGGCACGTGCAAAATCGTATCCGTTCCTTCCCAAGGTACGATTGTCGAAGTGAAATTGCCTGCTCGGAAAGGAGAAGAGCTGTATGATACGGATTCTATTAGCGGATGA
- the liaF gene encoding cell wall-active antibiotics response protein LiaF, which produces MRAFDTNKMTFWIAAFGLLVFVEAAFLGNGNIIFLLLGAGLLYFGVKRRSKWISFIGIFFVILALLTLWSLRLLIFASLAYVLYKLWKGVPAETIVRPLKEFQNITPNGIWKNKLFSVQTSPFSSYEWEDVHIQGFFGDIHVDVTDTVLPKGTSFIAIRQGLGRVKVELPYEIPVRIHYTTLFGEARILDISPKRMINETLHFQDGYGTERGDAAELIISVTTWIGDIEVTRK; this is translated from the coding sequence GTGAGAGCATTTGATACAAACAAGATGACATTTTGGATTGCCGCTTTTGGTCTCCTTGTATTTGTGGAGGCCGCTTTTCTGGGAAATGGAAATATCATCTTCCTCCTTCTTGGGGCCGGATTACTTTATTTCGGTGTAAAGCGGCGCTCCAAGTGGATCTCTTTCATCGGCATTTTCTTTGTCATATTAGCACTTCTTACTTTATGGAGCTTACGCCTGCTCATTTTTGCAAGTTTGGCTTATGTTCTCTATAAATTATGGAAAGGTGTTCCGGCTGAAACAATTGTAAGGCCCTTAAAAGAGTTTCAAAACATCACACCAAACGGCATTTGGAAGAATAAGTTATTTTCCGTTCAAACATCACCCTTCTCATCGTATGAGTGGGAAGACGTTCATATCCAAGGTTTCTTTGGCGATATCCATGTGGATGTGACAGACACCGTTCTGCCAAAAGGGACTTCATTCATCGCGATCAGACAAGGACTCGGTCGAGTGAAGGTCGAATTGCCGTATGAAATACCGGTTCGCATCCACTACACGACATTGTTCGGAGAAGCTCGGATTTTAGACATCAGTCCGAAGCGGATGATCAATGAAACGTTGCATTTTCAAGACGGATACGGAACGGAACGCGGGGATGCGGCGGAGCTGATCATTTCTGTCACGACTTGGATTGGGGATATCGAGGTGACGCGCAAATGA